A region of Nostoc sp. 'Peltigera membranacea cyanobiont' N6 DNA encodes the following proteins:
- a CDS encoding VOC family protein: MPSKTSVQVQKIRAIGLTVTSCNRSVDFYTQALGFELVSDITVEGQDYSDLQGITEAKIRIVTLQLGDELIELMEYLNIKGKPIPKDSQSNDIWFQHFAIVVSDMDRAYAQVCSFSIEPISVAPQTILSDNETSGGVRAFKFKDPDGHDLELIWFPADKGQDKWHQDTNRLFLGIDHSAMSTTGYAYAVSNTEENLHFYRDLLGMQVDSRNLNWRATQTSLDNLPGAKVRITSLRPAQGGLGIELLDYLVPGKGRPIPSDWKSSDIAHMQIELVVNDIEQVVEILRQNEVQFISPRVVQFTDSGSPYRKGCLVKDPDGHAILIIAE; the protein is encoded by the coding sequence ATGCCTAGTAAAACCTCTGTACAGGTACAAAAAATTCGAGCTATTGGATTAACGGTGACAAGCTGCAATCGCTCTGTTGATTTCTACACGCAAGCGCTGGGATTTGAATTAGTTTCTGATATCACAGTTGAAGGACAAGATTACAGCGACTTGCAAGGAATAACTGAGGCAAAAATTCGCATTGTCACCTTACAACTAGGTGATGAACTCATCGAGTTGATGGAGTATCTCAATATTAAGGGAAAACCCATCCCCAAAGATTCTCAAAGTAATGACATTTGGTTTCAACATTTCGCAATTGTGGTGAGTGATATGGATCGCGCTTATGCACAAGTGTGTTCATTTTCGATTGAACCCATTTCAGTTGCTCCGCAGACAATCCTATCCGATAATGAAACATCTGGTGGTGTCCGCGCCTTTAAGTTTAAAGACCCTGATGGTCATGATTTAGAGTTAATTTGGTTTCCTGCCGATAAAGGACAAGACAAGTGGCATCAGGACACGAATCGCTTGTTTTTGGGAATCGATCATAGTGCGATGTCTACGACGGGCTACGCCTACGCAGTTTCTAACACCGAGGAGAATCTACACTTTTACCGCGACCTCCTAGGAATGCAAGTCGATAGCCGCAATCTTAACTGGCGTGCAACCCAAACGAGCTTAGATAATTTGCCAGGAGCCAAAGTCCGAATTACATCACTGCGACCTGCTCAAGGCGGCTTAGGGATTGAATTGCTAGACTATCTCGTGCCTGGAAAAGGTCGTCCTATACCGAGTGACTGGAAAAGTTCTGATATTGCACACATGCAAATTGAGCTTGTTGTCAATGACATTGAGCAGGTGGTAGAGATATTGCGGCAGAATGAAGTTCAGTTTATATCACCACGGGTTGTACAGTTTACTGATAGTGGAAGTCCTTATCGCAAGGGTTGTTTAGTTAAAGACCCTGACGGACATGCAATTTTAATAATTGCGGAATAA
- a CDS encoding NAD(P)/FAD-dependent oxidoreductase: MNSPVYQTVIVGGGFAGLFTALHLAHEHYPRSVILIDKDERFCFKPLLYEYFDGEMDNFQVVPRFSELLKGSGVIFVQDTVESIDLHQREVKLTSGNSYSYSNLVLALGSVTGYHQVEGANVNAFPFWTQADAIALERHLRDCLQKAIKAEDSEQRRQLLTVVVVGGGASGVEMAATLADFLPHWYSALGGNSSEIRVVLLNHGKEILDGDINNPLREIAERELKKRAVPIEIIVEAEATAILANSIQYKHKDKIETLATHTTVWTAGTSTHPLIKDLPIPQEHRDRRDRPLVTPTLQLLDFPEVFVGGDCAAVQDNSLPPTAQVAYQQGANIAHNLKAIALGKELKPVSVNIRGTLLKLGINHAAANLFNAFEVSGETAHLIRQGTYLTLLPTAIHDFKATTEWVDEEIFHHHLDPNDVGKKVVQAVEIVGVGVVGLLAARKLLKMLGDEDKGE, encoded by the coding sequence ATGAACAGCCCAGTTTATCAAACTGTGATTGTCGGCGGTGGTTTTGCAGGTCTATTTACAGCCTTACACCTAGCTCACGAACATTATCCTCGTTCTGTTATCTTGATTGATAAAGACGAGCGCTTTTGCTTTAAGCCGCTACTATATGAATATTTCGATGGCGAGATGGATAACTTTCAGGTAGTCCCGCGTTTTTCGGAACTACTTAAAGGTAGTGGTGTCATCTTTGTGCAAGATACAGTGGAATCGATAGACTTGCATCAACGGGAAGTCAAATTAACTTCAGGAAACTCCTATAGCTACAGCAACTTAGTATTAGCTTTGGGGAGTGTTACTGGCTATCATCAGGTTGAGGGTGCGAATGTTAATGCCTTTCCTTTCTGGACGCAAGCAGATGCGATCGCTCTTGAGAGACATTTACGTGACTGTTTACAAAAAGCAATTAAAGCTGAAGATTCAGAACAACGCCGTCAACTATTAACAGTAGTCGTAGTTGGTGGTGGTGCTAGTGGTGTGGAAATGGCAGCCACTTTAGCTGATTTTCTCCCACATTGGTATAGCGCCTTGGGAGGAAATTCGAGTGAAATTCGTGTAGTACTACTCAATCATGGTAAAGAAATCCTCGATGGCGATATTAATAACCCATTGCGTGAAATTGCAGAACGGGAATTGAAGAAACGTGCTGTGCCAATAGAGATAATTGTGGAAGCTGAAGCGACTGCTATTCTTGCCAACTCAATTCAATATAAGCATAAGGATAAAATAGAGACATTAGCAACACATACTACAGTTTGGACTGCTGGCACTTCTACCCATCCACTAATTAAAGACTTGCCAATTCCTCAAGAACATCGGGATCGTCGCGATCGCCCCTTAGTGACTCCCACCTTGCAATTGCTCGATTTCCCAGAAGTGTTTGTCGGTGGTGATTGTGCAGCAGTTCAGGATAATTCGCTACCACCTACGGCTCAAGTAGCTTATCAGCAAGGAGCTAATATTGCCCATAATTTGAAAGCGATCGCTCTTGGGAAAGAACTCAAACCTGTTAGTGTTAACATCCGAGGAACCCTTTTGAAATTAGGGATAAATCATGCTGCTGCTAACCTTTTCAATGCTTTTGAAGTTTCAGGCGAAACCGCGCATTTAATCCGTCAAGGCACTTATTTAACGCTCTTGCCAACAGCAATTCATGACTTCAAAGCCACAACTGAATGGGTGGATGAAGAGATTTTTCACCATCACCTCGACCCTAATGATGTCGGCAAAAAAGTGGTGCAAGCGGTGGAAATAGTCGGTGTAGGAGTCGTGGGTCTTCTCGCGGCGAGAAAATTACTGAAAATGTTGGGAGATGAAGATAAAGGGGAGTAG
- a CDS encoding cytochrome c oxidase subunit 3, with protein MQRRHIDESPIRFDLWRRRLPNWLQRFLPSGGGTHEDHHGKGMFGLTIFLLSESIIFLSFIFTYVALRLTTHNWLPPGISGPELSTLVVINTVVLLSSSFVIQPAENALKRNQLSKFRWLWLITIAMGSYFLVGLLIEWKSLDFKITTGLVGSTFYLLTGFHGLHVLAGVVLQIIMLIRSFIPGNYNQTHFGTSATTLFWHFVDVVWVFLFSLIYLWRT; from the coding sequence ATGCAACGTCGTCATATAGATGAAAGTCCTATCCGTTTTGATTTGTGGCGGCGACGCTTGCCAAATTGGTTACAGCGCTTCCTACCAAGTGGTGGCGGTACTCATGAAGATCATCATGGTAAAGGAATGTTTGGATTGACCATCTTCCTGCTGTCAGAAAGCATTATCTTTTTGAGTTTTATCTTTACTTATGTTGCTCTACGACTGACTACTCATAACTGGCTACCACCGGGTATTTCTGGGCCGGAATTATCTACACTTGTGGTTATTAATACGGTAGTATTACTTTCTAGTAGCTTTGTCATTCAACCAGCAGAAAATGCCCTCAAGCGGAATCAACTTAGCAAATTTCGCTGGCTATGGCTGATAACGATCGCAATGGGAAGTTACTTCTTAGTTGGTCTGTTAATTGAGTGGAAAAGTCTCGATTTTAAGATTACTACAGGCTTAGTTGGTTCGACATTTTACTTACTAACAGGCTTCCACGGTCTACACGTTCTGGCTGGTGTTGTGCTTCAGATAATTATGCTGATTCGCTCATTCATTCCAGGCAACTATAATCAGACTCACTTCGGTACAAGTGCGACTACTCTGTTTTGGCATTTTGTTGATGTAGTTTGGGTCTTTCTTTTCTCGCTTATCTATCTTTGGCGGACATAA
- a CDS encoding cytochrome c oxidase subunit I — translation MTHDFSQEITGDRESQNQQGNTWRQYFSFNTDHKVIGVQYMVMTFIFFLIGGLLAMLIRAELLTPESNLVDRPLYNGLFTMHGTIMIFLWIIPFNAGLSNYLVPLMIGARDMSFPLLNAISFWILPPAGLLLLSSFFLPNGTAQAGWWSYPPVSLQVPGDQFINGEFIWIVSLVLIGISSIMGAVNFVTTIFWMRAPGMTFFRMPVFVWSVFSAQLLQLVNLPALTAALILLLLDLSFGTQFFKPDANGDPIIYQHLFWFYSHPAVYIMALPAFGIFAEILPAFSRNPLFGYRSVAIATLGIAFISIFVWVHHMFTSATPGWMRMTFMATSMLVAIPTGIKAFAWTATIWRSKLHLETPMLFAMGGAAMFIFGGVTGVMLAATPFDIHVNNTYFVVGHFHYIVFNTITMAIFAAIYYWFPKITGRMYAEGWGKLHFWLTFIPANITFFSMHPLGLQGMLRRVSSYDPQYQGWNIIASLASFLLGASTLPFIANIVGSWLYGPRAVDNPWHATGLEWTTSSPPPRDNFEEIPTVTRPPYDYGNPKYSVIVNSDNSE, via the coding sequence ATGACACATGATTTTAGTCAAGAGATTACCGGGGATCGAGAATCGCAGAACCAGCAGGGTAATACTTGGCGGCAATATTTCAGCTTCAACACCGATCATAAGGTGATTGGAGTTCAGTACATGGTGATGACCTTCATTTTCTTCCTGATTGGTGGGTTATTGGCAATGCTGATTCGGGCTGAGTTACTCACCCCAGAATCAAATTTGGTCGATCGTCCCCTTTATAACGGTTTGTTCACCATGCACGGGACAATTATGATTTTCCTGTGGATTATTCCTTTCAATGCAGGTCTTTCTAACTACTTAGTGCCGCTAATGATTGGAGCGCGGGATATGTCTTTTCCCTTGCTCAACGCCATCTCTTTTTGGATTTTACCCCCCGCAGGTCTTTTACTACTATCTAGCTTCTTTTTACCAAACGGCACTGCCCAAGCTGGGTGGTGGTCTTATCCACCAGTTAGTCTGCAAGTTCCAGGGGATCAGTTTATTAACGGTGAATTTATTTGGATAGTCAGCCTAGTTTTGATCGGTATCTCTTCCATCATGGGGGCTGTCAACTTTGTGACCACCATCTTTTGGATGCGGGCCCCAGGGATGACGTTTTTTCGGATGCCTGTGTTTGTTTGGTCGGTTTTCAGCGCCCAGTTACTGCAACTGGTTAATTTGCCTGCCTTGACAGCTGCATTGATCCTGCTGTTACTTGACCTATCCTTCGGTACACAATTTTTTAAACCGGATGCAAATGGCGATCCCATCATCTATCAGCATCTATTTTGGTTTTACTCGCACCCAGCAGTTTATATCATGGCACTACCAGCCTTCGGTATTTTTGCTGAGATTTTACCTGCATTTTCTCGCAATCCCTTATTTGGTTATCGGTCAGTTGCGATCGCTACATTAGGTATTGCTTTCATCAGCATCTTCGTTTGGGTACATCACATGTTCACCAGTGCCACCCCTGGTTGGATGCGGATGACCTTCATGGCTACCTCAATGTTAGTTGCCATACCCACTGGAATTAAAGCCTTCGCTTGGACTGCCACCATTTGGAGAAGCAAGCTACATCTAGAGACACCAATGCTCTTTGCAATGGGAGGTGCAGCAATGTTTATTTTTGGTGGTGTTACTGGTGTAATGCTTGCTGCCACGCCCTTTGATATCCACGTTAATAATACCTACTTTGTTGTGGGACACTTCCACTACATCGTTTTTAACACGATCACAATGGCAATCTTCGCGGCAATTTACTACTGGTTTCCCAAGATAACTGGAAGAATGTATGCTGAGGGTTGGGGCAAGTTGCATTTTTGGCTGACCTTTATTCCTGCCAATATCACCTTCTTTTCTATGCACCCATTAGGTTTACAAGGGATGCTCCGCCGAGTTTCTTCCTACGACCCACAGTATCAGGGATGGAACATCATCGCTAGCCTAGCTTCATTTTTATTAGGAGCATCTACCCTGCCTTTTATTGCTAACATAGTAGGCTCTTGGCTTTACGGGCCGAGGGCAGTTGACAATCCTTGGCACGCTACTGGATTGGAATGGACAACCTCTTCACCACCCCCGCGAGATAACTTTGAAGAGATTCCAACTGTGACAAGACCTCCCTATGACTACGGCAATCCAAAGTACTCAGTAATCGTAAATTCCGATAACAGTGAGTGA
- a CDS encoding cytochrome c oxidase subunit II: MFSVFEYVLIAFYVAVLLVVSRWIGQQAFSWMPPQATAEAQRVDDLFSFLVSIGAFIFLGLIGVIVYAIAFHRAPPEDYTEGHPSRGDARLEILWTATPTLLVVWIAFQSFNIYQQLNILGLNQIVHLHTPLESAPAYAANISDVPKPASETIDVFVKQWDWSFRYPNNVTSNQLHLPIARATRLNLQAQDVIHGFYVPEFRLKQDIIPGRKIDIVLTPIRAGKYRLKDSQFSGTYFALMETDVYVESLDRYNQWLTQTATSEQTPVNQAVAENIQPPKTLFNSGWYTVTPAQPEVANKRKLNNDT; this comes from the coding sequence ATGTTTAGTGTTTTTGAATATGTATTGATAGCCTTTTATGTAGCAGTGCTGCTCGTTGTCAGTCGATGGATTGGGCAACAGGCGTTTTCTTGGATGCCTCCCCAAGCTACAGCAGAAGCACAACGAGTAGATGATTTGTTTAGCTTCTTAGTCTCAATTGGAGCATTTATCTTCCTTGGGCTAATTGGCGTTATCGTGTATGCGATCGCCTTTCATCGCGCCCCCCCAGAAGACTACACCGAAGGACACCCCTCTAGAGGTGATGCAAGGCTAGAAATATTGTGGACAGCAACCCCGACTTTGTTAGTAGTGTGGATTGCTTTCCAAAGCTTCAATATTTATCAGCAGTTAAATATTTTAGGTTTAAACCAAATCGTGCATTTGCACACACCTCTAGAATCTGCACCCGCCTACGCCGCAAACATCAGCGATGTCCCAAAACCTGCATCTGAAACTATTGATGTTTTCGTTAAGCAGTGGGATTGGTCTTTTCGTTACCCAAATAATGTTACTAGTAATCAGCTACATCTGCCGATCGCTCGCGCTACTCGCTTAAATCTGCAAGCCCAAGACGTAATCCACGGTTTCTATGTCCCTGAGTTTCGTTTAAAGCAAGATATTATTCCAGGGCGCAAGATTGATATTGTGCTAACACCCATTCGTGCAGGCAAATATCGGCTGAAAGATTCTCAATTTAGCGGTACTTATTTTGCCTTAATGGAAACGGATGTATACGTTGAATCCCTGGATCGATATAATCAGTGGCTCACGCAAACTGCTACTAGCGAACAAACTCCAGTAAATCAGGCAGTTGCCGAAAATATCCAACCACCAAAAACATTGTTTAATAGCGGCTGGTACACCGTCACACCTGCTCAACCTGAAGTTGCCAATAAAAGGAAGCTAAATAATGACACATGA
- a CDS encoding DUF2231 domain-containing protein, which translates to MNPQLIEQLRLRLGANGLPYEIPVHPQLVHLTLGLFIIAIIFDIAGVLFSLEKPIFKFLGLATIRSSFFDVGWYNLIAAAAITFFTVAAGFFELLLANPPVDQKSAWGLSAGWTMLLHGLGGILLLAIVVAMTVWRGLQRYRWRKDASRQVQWSYLLAGIAILGILFVHGTLGAQLGEEFGVHVTAANTISKNIYSK; encoded by the coding sequence ATGAACCCGCAACTGATCGAACAGTTGAGATTACGGTTGGGCGCTAACGGATTACCCTACGAGATTCCTGTACATCCGCAGTTAGTGCATCTAACGCTGGGTTTGTTCATCATTGCCATCATTTTTGATATAGCAGGAGTGTTGTTTTCTTTAGAAAAACCAATTTTCAAATTTTTGGGATTGGCTACCATCCGTTCTAGCTTTTTTGATGTCGGCTGGTACAATCTCATAGCAGCAGCAGCTATCACATTTTTCACGGTTGCGGCTGGTTTTTTTGAACTACTGTTGGCAAATCCGCCAGTCGATCAAAAGAGTGCTTGGGGGTTGAGTGCTGGTTGGACGATGCTTTTACATGGTTTGGGTGGCATTTTGCTATTGGCGATCGTTGTCGCCATGACTGTATGGAGAGGTTTGCAACGCTATCGCTGGCGTAAGGATGCTTCTAGACAGGTGCAGTGGAGTTACTTGTTAGCAGGGATTGCAATACTAGGTATATTATTCGTTCATGGAACTTTGGGGGCGCAATTGGGAGAGGAATTTGGGGTTCATGTTACTGCTGCTAATACTATTTCTAAAAATATTTACAGCAAATAA
- a CDS encoding DUF2231 domain-containing protein — protein MPALSLNNQNLPYPDPLHPIVVHFVIAMVLFSFVCDVVGYFTRNVRLFEVSFWNMFVAAIAIFIAIIFGQFEAGLAQVQKAAQSTLNYHTVLGWSLAAIVAAIAAWRFVIRNSNPRKVPPAYLGVATLLVCLVFLQVYLGSKLFWVYGLHVEPVVQAMKQGVSP, from the coding sequence ATGCCTGCTCTGTCTCTGAATAACCAAAATTTACCATACCCTGACCCTCTACACCCGATCGTTGTCCATTTCGTAATCGCAATGGTGCTTTTTTCTTTCGTGTGTGATGTGGTGGGATATTTCACGCGCAACGTGCGTTTGTTTGAGGTGAGTTTCTGGAATATGTTTGTTGCTGCGATCGCAATTTTCATAGCGATTATCTTCGGTCAATTTGAAGCCGGACTAGCACAAGTCCAGAAAGCAGCCCAGTCAACACTGAATTATCATACAGTCTTGGGTTGGTCACTGGCGGCCATTGTTGCCGCGATCGCAGCTTGGCGTTTTGTGATTCGCAACAGCAACCCCCGAAAAGTACCGCCTGCTTACCTGGGTGTTGCAACATTGTTAGTCTGCCTAGTATTCTTGCAAGTGTATTTGGGGAGCAAACTGTTTTGGGTGTATGGGTTGCACGTCGAGCCTGTAGTTCAAGCCATGAAACAGGGAGTTTCACCATGA
- a CDS encoding SDR family oxidoreductase, producing MSYSPYLLKGQKALVTGGSSGIGEAIARHLATSGAAVAINYHSEAEEAQKIVDDIKANNGEAFAIQADVSKEDQVKAMFSKTLQEFGTIDILVSNAGIQKDSPFIDMTIEQWNAVIGINLTGQFLCVREAAKEFLRRGVKPDISCAAGKIICMSSVHEVIPWAGHVNYATSKGGINMMMKSIAQELAPHKIRVNSIAPGAIKTPINKSAWDTPEAEAKLLKLIPAKRVGNVEDIAKAAVWLASDQSDYVNGTTLFVDGGMTLYPGFTENG from the coding sequence ATGAGCTATTCCCCTTACCTGCTTAAAGGTCAAAAAGCACTTGTGACAGGTGGTAGTTCTGGCATTGGTGAAGCTATAGCTCGCCATTTGGCTACATCAGGTGCAGCAGTAGCCATCAACTACCATTCGGAAGCCGAAGAAGCCCAAAAAATTGTTGATGATATTAAAGCTAATAATGGAGAAGCATTTGCTATTCAAGCCGATGTCAGCAAAGAAGACCAAGTAAAGGCAATGTTTAGCAAAACGCTCCAAGAATTTGGCACTATCGACATTTTAGTAAGTAATGCGGGCATTCAAAAAGACTCACCTTTTATCGATATGACCATTGAGCAATGGAATGCAGTTATTGGGATAAATCTGACGGGACAATTCTTGTGTGTGCGAGAAGCCGCAAAGGAATTCTTGCGTCGAGGTGTGAAGCCTGATATTTCATGTGCGGCAGGTAAGATTATTTGCATGAGTTCCGTGCATGAGGTCATTCCTTGGGCAGGTCACGTTAATTATGCTACTAGTAAGGGTGGTATTAATATGATGATGAAAAGTATTGCCCAAGAACTTGCCCCCCACAAAATTCGCGTTAATAGTATTGCTCCTGGTGCGATTAAAACCCCAATTAACAAATCAGCTTGGGATACTCCAGAAGCAGAAGCAAAGTTACTAAAACTGATTCCAGCAAAACGTGTAGGAAATGTTGAAGATATCGCCAAAGCAGCAGTTTGGCTAGCTTCCGATCAATCTGATTATGTTAACGGTACAACACTTTTTGTAGATGGTGGCATGACCTTGTATCCAGGATTTACGGAAAATGGTTAA
- a CDS encoding cation diffusion facilitator family transporter: MATDSSKKTIFAAMGSNLAIAITKFIAASITGSSAMISEGIHSVVDTGDQLVLLLGLHRSQKPADDSHPFGYGQELYFWTFIVAILIFAIGGGMSIYEGITHLINPSPLEDPIWNYIVLSVAIILEGFSWTVALKEFLPTKGKQNFWQAIKNSKDPTVFTILLEDTAAILGLFVALIGIFLGHLFNNLYFDGIASIIIGIILAIVAVLLARESKGLLVGESANPQTIANIRSLSKTEPGVQEVIRVLTMQLAPHEVLLNLEIQFSKNLTGEDIALTVESLETKIRQKHPEIKQIFIEAKSLAATRKSSQPLQ; this comes from the coding sequence ATGGCAACTGATTCATCTAAAAAAACAATCTTTGCGGCGATGGGGTCTAATTTAGCGATCGCTATTACTAAATTTATTGCCGCCTCCATTACTGGCAGTTCCGCTATGATCTCAGAGGGGATTCATTCAGTTGTAGATACTGGCGACCAACTCGTACTTTTGCTAGGACTTCACAGAAGCCAAAAACCAGCAGATGATAGCCATCCCTTTGGATACGGTCAAGAACTTTATTTCTGGACTTTTATCGTTGCTATCCTCATCTTTGCCATTGGTGGCGGGATGTCAATTTATGAAGGAATTACTCATTTAATTAACCCCAGCCCTTTAGAAGATCCAATATGGAATTATATTGTATTGAGTGTAGCAATAATATTGGAAGGCTTTTCTTGGACTGTGGCTTTAAAAGAGTTTTTGCCGACCAAGGGAAAGCAAAATTTTTGGCAAGCAATCAAAAACAGTAAAGACCCAACAGTATTTACAATATTACTTGAGGATACTGCTGCAATTTTAGGTTTATTCGTTGCCTTGATAGGGATCTTTTTAGGGCATTTATTTAATAATCTTTATTTTGATGGAATAGCCTCGATTATTATTGGCATAATCTTGGCTATAGTCGCAGTGCTACTAGCTAGAGAAAGTAAAGGATTATTAGTTGGTGAAAGTGCTAATCCTCAAACTATAGCGAATATTCGTTCTTTGTCAAAAACAGAACCAGGGGTACAAGAAGTGATTCGTGTGCTAACAATGCAGCTTGCTCCTCACGAAGTATTACTCAACCTGGAAATCCAGTTTTCCAAAAACCTTACCGGGGAGGATATAGCATTAACTGTGGAGAGTTTAGAAACAAAAATTCGCCAAAAACATCCTGAAATAAAACAAATTTTTATTGAGGCAAAATCTTTAGCTGCTACTCGCAAATCCTCTCAACCTTTGCAATAA